One Anaerolineales bacterium DNA window includes the following coding sequences:
- a CDS encoding ADP-ribosylation factor-like protein, which translates to MHINLSRREMNLKVVYYGPPLSGKTTNLVRIHEFADPAVRGELISLATAEDRTLYFDFLRVDLRRINGLTPRVHLYTVPGQPQYQASRRLVLRGADGVVFVADSAADRLDENLRAWQDLNRHLEELELSSAKLPMVVQFNKQDVVNALPCSTMRYLMHLNGMPTFEAVATQGKGVRNTLRCILQELISRVEAEAA; encoded by the coding sequence GTGCATATCAACCTGTCTCGTCGGGAAATGAACCTGAAGGTTGTCTACTATGGGCCGCCGCTGAGCGGCAAGACAACCAACCTGGTTCGGATTCACGAATTCGCCGACCCAGCCGTGCGCGGCGAGCTGATTTCGCTGGCCACCGCCGAAGACCGTACCCTTTACTTCGATTTTCTGCGGGTCGACCTGCGCCGCATCAATGGGCTGACACCGCGCGTGCACCTGTACACCGTCCCCGGCCAGCCGCAGTACCAGGCCAGCCGTCGATTGGTCCTGCGGGGGGCGGACGGGGTGGTGTTTGTGGCCGACAGCGCCGCCGACCGCCTGGACGAGAACCTGCGGGCCTGGCAGGACCTGAATCGGCACCTAGAGGAACTCGAGCTATCGAGCGCCAAGCTGCCGATGGTCGTCCAGTTCAACAAGCAGGATGTGGTCAACGCGCTGCCGTGCTCGACGATGCGCTACCTGATGCACTTGAATGGGATGCCGACCTTCGAGGCAGTCGCCACCCAGGGCAAGGGCGTGCGCAATACGCTGAGGTGTATCCTGCAGGAACTGATCAGCCGGGTGGAGGCGGAGGCCGCCTGA
- a CDS encoding DUF4388 domain-containing protein: MQGNLSDMGVADLIQHACQEGMLARLVLENQGQQAEIYFRSGQVTHAATGDLAGEAAVFAVLEWDIGTFRLEPEVEGSERTIDRSYTGLLLEGARRIDEGRSAESGPGPVPRQAQGRSGMEGEMSAVVEALEKVEGVGGVVLVAEDGVVLAHHVQGDPEKEGAVAAFVGAAAEQVGEAMSLGVFRRAVAALSGGNILVIKHSGYYAGLMLAENASAAMVASKAQAALQDMA; encoded by the coding sequence ATGCAGGGCAACTTGAGCGACATGGGCGTCGCCGACCTGATTCAGCACGCATGCCAGGAAGGCATGCTGGCACGCCTGGTGCTGGAGAATCAGGGACAGCAGGCAGAGATCTATTTTCGATCCGGACAAGTCACCCACGCCGCCACCGGCGACCTGGCAGGCGAAGCTGCGGTGTTCGCAGTCCTGGAGTGGGATATCGGCACCTTTCGCCTCGAGCCCGAGGTCGAGGGTTCCGAGAGGACAATCGATCGAAGCTACACCGGGCTCCTGTTGGAGGGGGCCCGCCGGATTGACGAAGGCCGGTCGGCCGAGAGCGGTCCCGGACCTGTTCCGAGGCAAGCTCAGGGGCGATCCGGGATGGAGGGAGAGATGTCGGCAGTCGTCGAAGCCTTAGAGAAGGTCGAAGGCGTGGGGGGCGTGGTGTTGGTCGCCGAGGATGGGGTAGTGCTTGCCCACCATGTTCAAGGGGACCCCGAAAAGGAGGGGGCGGTGGCGGCCTTCGTCGGGGCGGCAGCGGAGCAGGTCGGCGAAGCGATGTCGCTGGGGGTGTTCAGGCGGGCCGTGGCTGCCCTGAGTGGCGGCAACATCTTGGTCATTAAGCACAGCGGCTACTATGCCGGCTTGATGCTGGCCGAGAATGCCTCGGCGGCGATGGTCGCCAGCAAGGCGCA